From the Triticum urartu cultivar G1812 unplaced genomic scaffold, Tu2.1 TuUngrouped_contig_8074, whole genome shotgun sequence genome, the window GGTCGTTTTTTAAATGGACTCGCAACTCCTGATGGAAGCACTTAATATCAATAAGGTGGACTCGTCGGCCTATGCTGCTGTTATTGAGGATACCAAGTACCCGCTCAAATTATGGTTTTCTTATTATGAAATAAATGTATGTTGTCGCTTGCCTTTCATGTCCATTCACATATGTCTGGTTTACCTACACAAGGGCACAATGATGAATTTTACGGAGGATGCTCCGGGTACACAACATCCTTACTTCATAATCACCTATCTGAATGGTGCAGAATATCAATACTTTGTTAATGCTAAGTCCCATGATTGTTTTTGTGTGCAGTAAAGAAAGGCTCTGTTCTCTTAACAAGGATGGAAAGTATAACGGCATACAAAAACCAACGTGGACAACCCAAATCTGGTAAATTGTTTAGCATTTGCTATAATGCATAAAATCTTGGTGTGGGTTAAATAGCTAAACCTTCAAGACTACAAAATCTTTTACAGGAACTCCAGAACAATCTGACATTCCAGTATCTGCTAATGACATGTGTTCCCTTGCTGAATGGCCATCCCATGCTCGCCGCAACCGTGCGCTACTACAGGATGGTACTTGCTTTCGTTTACATTTATGTCATCATTTTTACAATCTAATGCTGAGTAATACAATTTTTCTTGTATGATCTGGGCTGTAGAAGCTGGTGGACAGAAGAAGAAAGGGCGAGGTGTTCTAAAAGGTTTTAAAGCATCTAAGAAGCGTTTTGCCAATGGATCTGCAAAGCTAAATATTACATTCTCTGAAAAATTGGGTGGTACAGTAGGAATGAACTATCGTTCGTTCAAGGATGACGTGGTAGTCATAATGAAAAGAAAGTTACCACTCATTGGAGTGAGGACGTGGTCGGACATTCACCCTACCATTCATCGACTCATTGTTGCAGATATGATAGTGCGTACAACATTTTTCACATGTGTTATCTTATTTTACCATCGATAATGCAGTGCTTATGTATATTTATTTGCTGTATGCTTTACAGGACAGATGGGACCTAGAAGATACACCAGAAACAGAAGAAAAAGTTCTCAAAATTGCGAAAGAGAGATATAGAGGCTGGCGATCAACTCTAAGCTCCACTTACAAGGCATACAAAACAGATGCAGCTAGATTGGCTAATCTGCCAGAAGATTTACAACCAGAAGAGTGGGAATGGATGATTGAGTACTTTGGCACTGATTCAAAATTTCAGGTTATCTCTAAGATCACGGTTTGTCTATTATGTGTTAAGATCAAATGGCTAGTCTCACTGGTTATATCTGGTTTCA encodes:
- the LOC125531772 gene encoding uncharacterized protein LOC125531772 isoform X1, translated to MSIHICLVYLHKGTMMNFTEDAPVKKGSVLLTRMESITAYKNQRGQPKSGTPEQSDIPVSANDMCSLAEWPSHARRNRALLQDEAGGQKKKGRGVLKGFKASKKRFANGSAKLNITFSEKLGGTVGMNYRSFKDDVVVIMKRKLPLIGVRTWSDIHPTIHRLIVADMIDRWDLEDTPETEEKVLKIAKERYRGWRSTLSSTYKAYKTDAARLANLPEDLQPEEWEWMIEYFGTDSKFQERSQMNADNRKKQKTKHIMGSKSYSQVSFEKRNLETGEEPDCIALWELTHTNDGTWSNTDSQKVYDKALQEVKNKETETEGPLSSEQKNNIF
- the LOC125531772 gene encoding uncharacterized protein LOC125531772 isoform X2, encoding MMNFTEDAPVKKGSVLLTRMESITAYKNQRGQPKSGTPEQSDIPVSANDMCSLAEWPSHARRNRALLQDEAGGQKKKGRGVLKGFKASKKRFANGSAKLNITFSEKLGGTVGMNYRSFKDDVVVIMKRKLPLIGVRTWSDIHPTIHRLIVADMIDRWDLEDTPETEEKVLKIAKERYRGWRSTLSSTYKAYKTDAARLANLPEDLQPEEWEWMIEYFGTDSKFQERSQMNADNRKKQKTKHIMGSKSYSQVSFEKRNLETGEEPDCIALWELTHTNDGTWSNTDSQKVYDKALQEVKNKETETEGPLSSEQKNNIF